A genome region from Camelina sativa cultivar DH55 chromosome 10, Cs, whole genome shotgun sequence includes the following:
- the LOC104719680 gene encoding putative disease resistance protein At4g11170 codes for MSSSSLLSGREVDVFLSFCCETSHEYFQEILFQYGIKTFQSNRSWETRYRPIDQQTLKALEESKVAVVMISETKPCFFGFLEELIVILEFHEKGLLKVIPIFLNAHSFSAEEICQHYPDKAPSWRTALAKFTNIVAEYPFSQNLAGIGQSDWLKQIAHDIFLLLLGFTSNNLNDLVAMDRHMKVVCGLLASEDNKEVRTIGIWGSAGAGKTTLARYIYAEISVNFQTHVFLENVENMKDKILKFEGEEDATVIISSDHDEHEITEARRKHRKFLLIADDVNSIEQGKWIIEYASWFAPGSRVILISQNKDLLVDAGVKHVYEVRSLRYDEALQLFSQFAFKQPYPPSDFEQLAVRAVHLAGFLPLGLRLLGSFLTGKGREEWAATLLKLKAKKGGNIMQVWKLMEPSGDKGQEEWEAVADIREGKESSEDKGKQEREVSADIMEGKESSQDKVQEEREVAANTMEGKELSQDKQ; via the coding sequence atgtcttcttcttcgttgttgTCTGGAAGGGAGGTGGATGTCTTCCTGAGTTTCTGCTGCGAGACTAGCCATGAATATTTTCAAGAGATTTTGTTTCAATATGGCATTAAAACTTTTCAATCCAACAGATCCTGGGAGACAAGATACAGACCAATTGATCAACAGACACTAAAGGCTTTGGAAGAGTCGAAAGTCGCGGTTGTGATGATTTCTGAGACAAAACCTTGTTTCTTTGGGTTCCTTGAAGAGCTCATCGTAATACTTGAATTTCACGAGAAAGGTTTACTCAAGGTCATACCCATCTTTCTCAATGCCCACTCTTTTAGTGCGGAAGAAATCTGCCAACACTATCCGGACAAGGCGCCAAGTTGGAGAACCGCACTTGCCAAATTTACCAATATTGTCGCCGAATATCCATTTTCTCAGAATCTTGCAGGTATAGGCCAATCAGATTGGCTCAAGCAAATTGCTCATgacatttttcttctcttgctcGGTTTCACATCAAACAATTTGAATGACCTTGTTGCAATGGATCGTCACATGAAAGTGGTTTGTGGCCTGTTGGCTTCAGAAGATAACAAAGAGGTTCGTACCATTGGCATTTGGGGTAGTGCAGGTGCTGGGAAGACAACACTTGCAAGGTACATCTATGCAGAGATCTCAGTTAATTTTCAGACACATGTTTTCCTAGAAAATGTCGAAAACATGAAAGACAAGATTCTAAAGtttgaaggggaagaagatgcAACGGTAATAATAAGTTCAGATCACGATGAGCATGAAATTACCGAAGCAAGGCGTAAACACCGGAAATTTCTCCTTATCGCTGATGATGTGAACAGCATAGAACAAGGGAAGTGGATCATTGAATACGCTAGCTGGTTTGCTCCAGGAAGCAGGGTCATTCTTATTAGCCAAAACAAGGATTTGCTTGTTGACGCCGGGGTGAAGCATGTGTATGAAGTCAGATCTTTAAGATATGATGAAGCTCTTCAACTCTTCTCCCAATTTGCTTTCAAGCAGCCTTATCCACCTTCTGATTTCGAACAGCTTGCAGTTCGTGCTGTACATCTTGCAGGCTTTCTTCCTTTGGGCCTTAGACTGCTAGGGTCGTTTTTAACTGGTAAAGGTAGAGAGGAGTGGGCAGCTACACTGCTCAAACTCAAGGCAAAGAAAGGTGGAAATATAATGCAAGTCTGGAAACTTATGGAACCATCAGGAGATAAAGGTCAAGAGGAATGGGAAGCTGTTGCAGACATTAGGGAAGGGAAGGAATCATCAGAAGATAAAGGTAAACAAGAGAGGGAAGTTTCTGCAGACATTATGGAAGGAAAGGAATCATCACAAGATAAAGTTCAAGAGGAGAGGGAAGTTGCTGCAAACACTATGGAAGGAAAGGAATTATCACAAGACAAACAATAA